Proteins encoded within one genomic window of Glycine soja cultivar W05 chromosome 1, ASM419377v2, whole genome shotgun sequence:
- the LOC114411957 gene encoding COBW domain-containing protein 1, whose product MEHDEDEEPPLAVQIQGNDESVSQQSSSVGVTLITGYLGSGKSTLVNHILNSQHGKRIAVILNEFGEEIGVERAMINEGDKGALVEEWVELANGCICCTVKHSLVQALEQLVQRKERLDHILLETTGLANPAPLASVLWLDEQLESEVKLDSIVTVVDAKNLRFQLDEHRGSSSFPEAYFQIAFADIIILNKVDLVSVESSGALEELEVEIHNINSLAEIIHSVRCQVDLSKILNRQAYDTARATQLEALLEESRSLSTKKLHDSDVRTICICETRMINLDKTRIWLEEILWEKKYDMDVYRCKGVLSVQNSDQLHTLQAVKELYEIVPSRKWEKEEKRINKIVFIGHNLKEDILINSFRDRATC is encoded by the exons ATGGAGCACGACGAAGACGAAGAGCCACCTCTTGCTGTTCAGATTCAAGGGAATGATGAATCCGTTTCTCAGCAATCTTCTTCTGTTGGGGTCACTCTCATCACCGGTTATCTTGGTTCGGGCAAGTCCACT CTAGTGAATCATATTTTGAATTCGCAACATGGGAAGAGGATTGCTGTCATTTTAAATGAGTTTGGTGAGGAAATTGGCGTCGAAAGAGCGATGATCAATGAAGGAGATAAGGGTGCATTGGTTGAAGAATGGGTTGAGCTTGCCAATGGGTGTATATGTTGCACAGTCAAGCATAGTTTGGTTCAAGCACTTGAACAACTTGTTCAGAGAAAGGAAAG GCTTGACCATATATTGCTGGAAACCACTGGATTGGCAAATCCAGCTCCTTTGGCATCTGTTCTATGGTTGGATGAACAGTTGGAATCAGAAGTGAAGCTTGATTCTATTGTCACG GTGGTGGATGCTAAAAATTTGCGCTTCCAGCTTGATGAGCATCGTGGATCATCTTCATTTCCTGAAGCATATTTTCAGATAGCATTTgcg GACATTATAATTCTTAACAAGGTTGATTTGGTATCTGTAGAGAGCTCTGGAGCTCTGGAGGAACTTGAGGTGGAAATACATAACATTAATTCTCTTGCAGAGATAATACATTCTGTTCGATGTCAAGTTGACTTGTCTAAGATATTGAACCGCCAAGCTTATGATACCGCA CGTGCCACACAATTAGAGGCATTGTTAGAAGAAAGTCGTTCTTTGTCTACCAAAAAGCTTCATGATAGTGACGTGAGAACCATATGCATTTGTGAGACACGGATGATTAATCTTGATaag ACTCGGATATGGCTTGAGGAGATTCTCTGGGAGAAGAAATATGATATGGATGTATACCGTTGCAAAGGAGTGTTAAGTGTTCAAAATTCTGATCAACTTCATACTTTGCAG GCAGTGAAGGAACTGTATGAGATTGTTCCATCTCGCAAGTGGGAAAAGGAAGAGAAACGCATAAATAAGATAGTGTTTATTG gTCATAATCTGAAAGAAGATATTCTGATTAACTCCTTTAGAGATCGTGCAACTTGTTGA
- the LOC114411968 gene encoding probable methyltransferase PMT5 has translation MRSSWFNKLSIIIGPRPPVNWLFLCLISLLVLIVVLGSSSSNIDDQAPDIPVSLIYTNYRRVKEQAVVDYLELRSVARGVSRQREFDLCGKERENFVPCYNVSANLLAGFKDGEEFDRHCELLVEAERCLVRPPKEYKIPLQWPAGRDVIWSGNVKITKNQFLASGSMTKRLMLLEENQIAFHSEDGLIYDGMKDYSRQLAEMIGLGSDNELPQAGVRTILDINCGFGSFAAHLASLKIMTVCIAPYEATGSQVQLALERGLPAVIGNFVARQLSYPSLSYDMVHCAQCGIIWDGKDGRFLIEVDRVLKPGGYFVLTSPTSRSQGSSSQMKRRNMLMPMEELTQQLCWTLLAQQDETFIWQKTADVNCYAYRKKHAIPLCKEDDDAQSYYRPLQPCISGTSSKRWIAIQNRSSGSELSSAELKINGVQPEDFFEDLQFWRSALKNYWSLLTPLIFSDHPKRPGDEDPLPPFNMIRNVMDMSTKFGGLNTALLEEKKSVWVMNVVPATASNSLPFLLDRGFAGVMHDWCEPFPTYPRTYDMLHANGILSHLTSERCSLMNLFLEMDRILRPEGWVILSDNMGAIEMARTLAAQVRWEARIIDLQNGSDQRLLVCQKPFLKK, from the exons ATGAGAAGCTCCTGGTTCAATAAATTGTCAATCATTATTGGCCCTAGACCTCCTGTGAACTGGTTATTCTTGTGCCTAATCAGCCTGCTTGTGCTGATTGTTGTTCTGGGTTCATCTTCTTCTAATATTGATGATCAGGCGCCTGATATTCCGGTTTCTCTCATCTACACAAACTATAGGAGGGTTAAGGAGCAGGCGGTGGTTGATTATTTAGAGTTAAGGTCTGTGGCACGGGGTGTCTCTAGACAAAGAGAATTTGATCTTTGTGGCaaggaaagagagaattttGTGCCTTGTTACAATGTTTCAGCCAATTTGTTAGCAGGGTTTAAAGACGGAGAGGAGTTTGACCGGCATTGTGAACTGTTAGTTGAAGCAGAGAGGTGTCTGGTTCGCCCTCCTAAGGAATATAAAATTCCCCTGCAATGGCCAGCTGGCAGGGATGTCATATGGAGTGGAAATGTGAAGATAACCAAAAACCAATTTCTTGCATCTGGAAGTATGACCAAAAG GTTAATGCTTCTAGAAGAGAATCAAATTGCTTTCCACTCAGAGGATGGACTGATCTATGACGGTATGAAAGATTACTCTCGCCAACTTGCAGAGATGATAGGGTTGGGAAGTGACAACGAGCTTCCTCAAGCTGGT GTTCGCACTATACTGGACATTAATTGTGGATTTGGTAGCTTTGCAGCTCATTTGGCATCATTGAAAATAATGACAGTTTGCATTGCTCCATATGAGGCAACAGGTAGCCAGGTTCAGTTGGCCCTTGAGAGAGGCCTTCCTGCTGTGATTGGCAACTTCGTTGCAAGACAGCTTTCATATCCTTCATTATCATATGACATGGTTCATTGTGCTCAATGTGGCATCATTTGGGATGGAAAag ATGGAAGGTTCCTTATAGAAGTTGACCGTGTTCTTAAACCTGGAGGATACTTTGTATTAACCTCACCAACAAGCAGGTCACAGGGAAGTTCATCACAAATGAAAAGGAGGAACATGTTGATGCCAATGGAAGAGCTGACCCAGCAACTCTGTTGGACTCTTCTAGCTCAGCAAGATGAGACATTCATCTGGCAGAAGACTGCTGATGTTAATTGCTATGCATATCG AAAGAAGCATGCTATACCATTATGCAAGGAAGATGATGATGCTCAGTCATATTATCGGCCTCTTCAACCATGTATAAGTGGGACCTCTAGCAAGCGCTGGATTGCAATACAGAATAGATCCTCTGGATCAGAATTGAGTTCAGCTGAGCTTAAAATTAATG GTGTTCAGCCTGAAGATTTTTTTGAAGACTTACAATTCTGGAGATCAGCTCTCAAGAACTATTGGTCTTTGCTTACACCACTAATTTTCTCCGATCATCCAAAGAGACCAGGAGATGAAGATCCATTACCTCCATTTAACATGATACGTAATGTGATGGACATGAGTACAAAATTTGGGGGGTTGAACACTGCCCTTctagaagagaaaaaatcagTTTGGGTTATGAACGTTGTTCCTGCAACTGCTTCTAATTCACTTCCTTTTCTACTAGATAGAGGCTTTGCTGGTGTTATGCATGACTG GTGTGAACCTTTCCCTACGTACCCCCGGACATATGATATGCTTCATGCAAATGGAATTCTTTCTCATCTCACTTCAGAGAGGTGCAGCTTGATGAACTTATTCTTGGAGATGGACAGAATACTGCGTCCAGAG GGATGGGTCATTCTTTCTGATAACATGGGAGCTATAGAGATGGCTCGCACACTTGCTGCACAAGTACGTTGGGAAGCAAGGATAATTGACCTTCAGAATGGCAGTGATCAGCGGCTTCTTGTTTGCCAGAAACCATTTCTGAAAAAATGA
- the LOC114411986 gene encoding putative pentatricopeptide repeat-containing protein At1g26500, whose translation MLLLRRTATLIFSAPLSVQPLRRHHHHISPVNPDHLLRVCTILYQQQNSPEPRLTSKLASSEFQLTHEFFLQVCNKFPYSWRPVYRFFLYTQSLPHFTHSPVSFNKMLDVVGKSRNIDLFWDLLNDMARRHFVNDKTFVIALRTLGGARELKKCVEFFHLMNSNGCEYNLGTLNKVVEAMCKSRLVDEAKFVVFKLRECVRPDGVTYKNLIIGYCDKGDLVGASKVWNLMEDEGFEADVDAVEKMMETFFKVNEYGEALRLFETMRFKRMNELGASTYGLVIRWLCKKGMMARAHEVFEEMRERGVRVNDSTLGDVVYGLLTRRRVREAYRVFEGIEVPDLCVYHGFIKGLLKLRRAGEATQVFREMIRRGCEPTMHTYIMLLQGHLGRRGRKGTDPLVNFDTIFVGGMVKAGKSKEATKYVERVLNRGMEVPRFDYNKFLHYFSNEEGVHMFEDVGKKLREVGLVDLADILDRYGQKMATRDRRRDRSPITED comes from the coding sequence ATGCTTCTTCTCCGTCGAACCGCCACGCTCATATTCTCAGCCCCCCTCTCCGTCCAACCCCTCcgccgccaccaccaccacattTCTCCGGTGAACCCCGACCACCTCCTCCGAGTGTGTACCATCCTGTACCAGCAGCAGAACTCGCCCGAGCCACGACTCACCTCCAAACTCGCCTCGTCCGAGTTCCAACTCACCCACGAGTTCTTCCTCCAGGTATGCAACAAATTCCCCTATTCATGGCGACCAGTTTACCGTTTCTTCCTCTACACGCAATCCCTCCCTCACTTCACCCACTCCCCCGTCTCCTTCAACAAAATGCTCGACGTAGTAGGCAAGTCCCGCAACATCGACCTCTTCTGGGACCTTCTAAACGACATGGCGCGTCGTCATTTCGTCAACGACAAGACCTTTGTCATTGCTCTGAGGACTCTGGGTGGTGCCAGGGAGCTTAAGAAGTGCGTGGAGTTTTTCCACTTGATGAATTCAAACGGGTGTGAATACAATTTGGGAACTTTGAATAAGGTGGTTGAGGCAATGTGTAAGAGTAGGCTTGTTGATGAGGCCAAgtttgttgttttcaagttgAGGGAGTGTGTTAGGCCTGATGGGGTGACATACAAGAATTTGATTATAGGGTATTGTGATAAGGGTGATTTAGTTGGGGCTTCTAAAGTTTGGAACTTGATGGAGGATGAGGGGTTTGAGGCTGATGTTGATGCTGTGGAGAAAATGATGGAGACCTTTTTTAAGGTGAATGAGTATGGTGAGGCTTTGAGGCTTTTTGAGACAATGAGGTTCAAGAGGATGAATGAGCTTGGGGCTTCCACTTATGGGCTGGTGATTAGGTGGTTGTGCAAGAAGGGGATGATGGCCCGGGCTCATGAGGTGTTTGAGGAAATGCGCGAGAGGGGTGTTCGGGTCAATGACTCGACGCTGGGGGATGTTGTGTATGGGCTTCTAACGAGGAGAAGAGTTAGAGAGGCTTATCGGGTTTTTGAAGGGATTGAGGTGCCGGATTTGTGTGTGTATCACGGGTTTATAAAGGGGCTTCTGAAGCTCAGGAGGGCCGGTGAGGCGACTCAGGTGTTTAGGGAGATGATAAGGAGAGGTTGCGAGCCGACTATGCACACGTACATAATGCTGCTGCAAGGGCATTTGGGGAGGAGGGGGAGAAAAGGGACCGATCCACTTGTGAATTTCGACACTATTTTTGTTGGGGGGATGGTGAAGGCAGGGAAGTCAAAGGAAGCTACTAAGTACGTGGAGAGGGTGTTGAACAGAGGAATGGAGGTGCCAAGGTTTGATTATAATAAGTTTTTGCACTACTTTTCAAATGAGGAAGGTGTGCATATGTTTGAGGATGTGGGAAAGAAGTTGAGAGAGGTGGGGTTGGTTGATTTGGCAGATATACTTGATAGATATGGGCAGAAGATGGCTACTAGGGATAGGAGAAGGGACAGAAGTCCAATAACTGAAGATTAA